A part of Citrifermentans bremense genomic DNA contains:
- a CDS encoding HNH endonuclease, protein MDYFIIEVSEEEIRREREKARELRRSQWWKNRLGRGACHWCGGKFPPAELSMDHVVPVIRGGKSTRGNVVPACKECNNKKKHMLPIEWEEYLETLAGNQQK, encoded by the coding sequence TTGGACTATTTCATCATCGAGGTCTCCGAGGAGGAGATACGCAGGGAACGTGAGAAGGCGCGCGAGCTGCGCCGCAGCCAGTGGTGGAAAAACCGCCTTGGGCGCGGCGCCTGCCACTGGTGCGGCGGGAAGTTCCCGCCCGCCGAGCTTTCCATGGACCACGTGGTGCCGGTGATCCGCGGGGGGAAGTCGACCCGCGGCAACGTGGTCCCCGCCTGCAAGGAATGTAACAACAAGAAGAAGCACATGCTTCCCATCGAGTGGGAGGAATACCTGGAGACGCTTGCCGGGAACCAGCAGAAGTAA
- the rnhA gene encoding ribonuclease HI codes for MQVEIFCDGACSGNPGVGGYGSILRCGETVKEISGAEGETTNNRMEMSAAIAALEALKRPCEVVVTTDSQYLAKGMTEWLSGWVKRGWVNSKKEPVLNRDLWERLLELSKVHKIRWVWVRGHNGHVENERCDELARAAIDSWRAGNGR; via the coding sequence ATGCAGGTTGAGATCTTTTGCGACGGGGCCTGCAGCGGCAACCCCGGCGTCGGGGGGTACGGCAGCATCCTGCGCTGCGGCGAGACGGTGAAGGAGATCTCCGGCGCCGAGGGTGAGACCACGAACAACCGGATGGAGATGAGCGCCGCTATCGCCGCGCTGGAGGCGCTGAAACGCCCCTGCGAGGTTGTGGTCACCACCGATAGCCAGTACCTGGCTAAGGGGATGACCGAGTGGCTTTCCGGCTGGGTCAAGCGCGGCTGGGTGAACTCCAAGAAGGAACCGGTGTTAAACCGCGACCTCTGGGAGCGGCTCCTCGAACTCTCGAAGGTGCACAAGATCCGCTGGGTCTGGGTGCGCGGCCACAACGGCCACGTGGAGAACGAGCGCTGCGACGAACTGGCGCGCGCGGCCATCGACAGCTGGCGAGCCGGCAACGGCAGGTAA
- a CDS encoding lysophospholipid acyltransferase family protein: MKVSLLRRLWVTFSVWVIGCYASALNRFTVHGAERIPGSGGVLVASNHISAYDTIFLPWAVIRRHPLQMLWAPAKEELFQSRFMGLVYRSWGAFPVRRGRDIRAGKQINALLADQKVMLFPEGTRHKDGVLGKGNRGVGKIIYDTRPQVIPTALTGVNRWKFPALGAQGAVRFGHPLDFSDLYALEDCKETHQLIVDRVMEAIASLLQQDRGSVDAG; this comes from the coding sequence TTGAAGGTCTCACTTCTGCGTCGCCTCTGGGTCACCTTTTCCGTCTGGGTGATCGGCTGCTACGCCTCCGCGCTCAACCGCTTCACCGTTCACGGCGCCGAGCGCATCCCCGGTTCGGGAGGGGTGCTGGTCGCTTCCAACCATATCTCCGCCTACGACACGATCTTCCTCCCCTGGGCCGTCATCAGGCGCCATCCGCTGCAGATGCTCTGGGCCCCGGCCAAGGAGGAGCTGTTCCAAAGCCGCTTCATGGGGCTCGTCTACCGCTCCTGGGGCGCCTTCCCGGTGCGCCGCGGCCGCGACATCCGCGCCGGAAAGCAGATCAACGCGCTCTTGGCGGACCAGAAGGTGATGCTCTTCCCCGAGGGGACCAGGCACAAGGACGGGGTGCTCGGCAAGGGGAACCGTGGCGTGGGCAAGATCATCTACGACACGAGGCCCCAGGTGATACCGACCGCGCTCACCGGCGTGAACCGCTGGAAGTTCCCGGCGCTGGGCGCCCAGGGGGCGGTCCGCTTCGGCCACCCGCTCGACTTCTCCGACCTCTACGCGCTGGAAGACTGCAAGGAGACCCACCAGCTGATCGTGGACCGGGTGATGGAGGCGATCGCCTCGCTTTTGCAGCAGGACAGGGGGAGCGTCGATGCAGGTTGA
- a CDS encoding sensor histidine kinase has product MELKLRLSFCAGLSEAGGRSFLLQALLGCGLILLFWLLQAAIIHFLFDGGSFYQKLLHPDLHQVAEFSLVVFLVCCLLLSSRRSHRLQDQLESALKNALEKSEDDRAKLRGIVEAMGDAISIQAPDMTIVYQNRAHVEMMGRHVGEPCYQAYRQEKEICPGCHLAAAFEDGKVHRAKVSPDPLDGGRYVEITGSVLNGVDGRPALGIEVVRDVTAQRLAEREAAQLNLALTRQACELQQVNRELEAFCLAVAHDLRAPLTRIYSSAQELQGYSALLDENGRFFVSLVNDGCVQMESMIEALMTLCHVTEMEMVSTTVDLAQLAQELAAQLQLDTPGREVALKLPERVLVHGDRELLRIALGNLLSNAWKYTSNVTEPVIELGTLCNEQRELVVFVKDNGAGFDNLRAEELFQPFRRLHSAREFPGTGLGLATVRRIIRRHNGRVWGEGRPGEGATFYFTVNG; this is encoded by the coding sequence GTGGAGTTGAAATTGCGCCTTTCTTTCTGCGCCGGCCTCTCCGAGGCGGGCGGGAGGTCCTTCCTGCTCCAGGCGCTGCTTGGGTGCGGCCTTATCCTGCTGTTCTGGCTGCTTCAGGCGGCCATAATCCATTTCCTCTTCGACGGAGGCTCTTTCTACCAAAAGCTGCTGCACCCGGATCTGCACCAGGTGGCTGAGTTCTCCCTGGTGGTCTTCCTGGTCTGCTGCCTGCTCCTTTCCAGCAGGCGGTCACATCGGCTGCAGGACCAGCTGGAGTCGGCCCTGAAAAACGCCCTGGAAAAGTCGGAGGACGACAGGGCCAAGCTGCGGGGTATCGTCGAGGCGATGGGTGACGCGATCTCCATCCAGGCCCCTGACATGACCATCGTCTACCAAAACCGGGCCCACGTCGAGATGATGGGGCGCCATGTCGGAGAACCCTGCTATCAGGCGTACCGCCAGGAAAAGGAGATCTGCCCCGGCTGTCATCTGGCGGCCGCCTTCGAAGACGGCAAGGTGCACCGCGCTAAGGTGAGCCCGGATCCTTTAGACGGCGGGCGCTACGTGGAGATCACCGGCTCGGTGCTGAACGGGGTGGACGGCAGGCCCGCCCTCGGCATCGAGGTGGTGCGGGACGTTACGGCCCAGCGACTTGCCGAGCGCGAGGCTGCCCAGTTGAACCTGGCCCTGACCAGGCAGGCCTGCGAGCTGCAGCAGGTGAACCGGGAGCTGGAGGCGTTCTGTCTGGCGGTCGCCCATGACCTCCGCGCGCCCCTTACCAGGATCTACAGTTCGGCGCAGGAACTGCAGGGGTACAGCGCGTTGCTCGACGAAAACGGCCGCTTCTTCGTTTCGCTCGTCAACGACGGTTGCGTGCAGATGGAGTCGATGATCGAGGCGCTGATGACCCTTTGCCACGTAACGGAGATGGAGATGGTCTCCACCACTGTGGACTTGGCCCAGCTGGCGCAAGAACTTGCCGCGCAGCTGCAGCTGGACACGCCGGGGCGGGAGGTGGCGCTGAAGCTTCCCGAGCGGGTTCTGGTCCATGGGGACCGGGAACTGTTGCGCATCGCCCTGGGCAACCTTTTGTCCAACGCCTGGAAGTACACCTCGAACGTGACCGAGCCCGTGATCGAGCTCGGTACCCTGTGCAATGAGCAGAGGGAGCTGGTGGTCTTCGTCAAGGACAACGGCGCCGGCTTCGACAACCTCCGCGCCGAGGAGCTCTTCCAACCCTTCAGGCGCCTGCACTCGGCCCGGGAGTTCCCCGGCACAGGCCTTGGGCTCGCCACGGTGCGCCGCATCATACGGCGGCACAACGGCCGGGTCTGGGGAGAAGGTAGGCCTGGGGAGGGAGCGACTTTCTACTTTACCGTCAACGGTTGA
- the amrS gene encoding AmmeMemoRadiSam system radical SAM enzyme translates to MKEAMFYEKLDGERVRCGLCRFRCLIGSGKFGHCRVRQNRAGVLYSLVYGRAVAEHVDPIEKKPLFHLLPGSRSYSVATVGCNFRCLHCQNYSISQPDEQSVERAGFALSPEQIVERALAAGCRSIAYTYTEPTIFFEYAYETAKLAREAGLKNIFVTNGYITSEALSVMAPYLDAANIDLKGFSDSFYREVVGASLDEVLDCIRQYKRLGIWIEITTLVIPNRNDSEDELRGIARFIADEVGVDTPWHVSQFYPTYRLTDEPRTPVSTLRKARDLGLEAGLRYVYEGNVPGEGGENSYCPGCGALLIRRYGYVVEENLLAQGRCGSCGAAVEGVWS, encoded by the coding sequence ATGAAAGAAGCCATGTTTTACGAAAAGCTTGACGGGGAGCGGGTTCGCTGCGGCCTGTGCCGCTTCCGCTGCCTGATCGGCAGCGGAAAGTTCGGGCACTGCAGGGTGCGACAGAACCGCGCGGGGGTGCTCTACTCACTGGTCTACGGGCGCGCCGTGGCCGAGCACGTGGACCCCATAGAGAAAAAGCCCCTCTTCCATCTGCTTCCGGGGAGCCGCTCCTACTCCGTAGCCACGGTGGGGTGCAACTTCCGTTGCCTGCACTGCCAGAACTACAGCATCTCACAGCCCGACGAGCAGAGCGTCGAGCGTGCCGGCTTTGCGCTTTCGCCGGAGCAGATCGTGGAGCGTGCCCTTGCTGCCGGCTGCCGTTCCATAGCCTACACCTACACCGAGCCCACCATCTTCTTCGAGTACGCCTACGAGACGGCCAAGCTGGCCCGCGAGGCAGGCCTCAAGAACATCTTCGTCACCAACGGCTACATCACCAGCGAGGCGCTCTCGGTGATGGCTCCCTATCTGGACGCAGCCAACATCGATCTCAAAGGTTTCAGCGATTCCTTCTACCGCGAGGTGGTGGGCGCCTCACTCGACGAGGTGCTCGACTGCATCAGGCAGTACAAGAGGCTCGGCATCTGGATCGAGATCACTACCCTGGTGATCCCCAACCGCAACGACTCCGAAGATGAGTTGCGCGGCATCGCGCGCTTCATCGCCGACGAGGTCGGCGTGGACACCCCGTGGCACGTGAGCCAGTTTTACCCGACCTATCGCCTGACGGACGAGCCACGCACTCCCGTCTCGACGCTGAGAAAGGCACGCGACTTGGGGCTTGAAGCTGGCTTGCGCTACGTGTACGAGGGGAACGTCCCTGGCGAGGGGGGGGAGAACAGCTACTGCCCGGGCTGCGGTGCGCTGCTGATCCGAAGGTACGGCTACGTGGTGGAGGAAAACCTACTGGCGCAGGGGCGCTGTGGCTCCTGCGGAGCCGCGGTCGAAGGGGTGTGGAGTTGA
- a CDS encoding TFIIB-type zinc ribbon-containing protein produces MQCPHCSSKKGIEIDMHSDGYAKDLLECTSCGTVWLEKHSKIIMVSKQQQAA; encoded by the coding sequence ATGCAATGCCCCCACTGCAGCAGCAAAAAAGGAATCGAGATCGACATGCATTCCGACGGCTACGCGAAGGACCTGCTGGAATGCACCTCGTGCGGCACGGTCTGGCTGGAAAAACACAGCAAGATCATCATGGTCAGCAAGCAGCAGCAGGCTGCCTGA
- a CDS encoding tRNA-queuosine alpha-mannosyltransferase domain-containing protein, producing MRITLLEPYCTGSHAAWAREFAANSSHEVELLTLPGRNWKWRMHGGAVTLAARFLEQPRPDLILATDMLDLTTFLALTRSASHGIPTALYFHENQLTYPWSPTDQDPALQRDLHYAFINYASALAADAVLFNSRYHRDSFLGALPRFLQAFPDAVDLASAERIARKSRVLPLGLDLRKLDRHRPPAKDKSRVPLVLWNHRWEYDKAPEPFFESLYRLANDGVEFEVAVVGESFGRGPGVFRQARERLGSRVVQWGYLERFSDYAAWLWRADILPVTSRQEFFGASVVQALYCGCRPLLPDRLAYPEHVPDEARERVLYRDDGNLAERLRELILERERGEVLDCFVGRYDWEKLAPVYDSFLERVALGVDGVVPEVPGW from the coding sequence ATGCGCATCACATTGTTAGAGCCTTACTGCACCGGCTCCCACGCCGCCTGGGCGCGGGAGTTCGCGGCAAACAGCAGCCACGAGGTCGAGCTCTTGACGCTTCCAGGGCGCAACTGGAAGTGGCGCATGCACGGCGGCGCGGTTACGCTCGCTGCAAGGTTTCTGGAGCAGCCGCGGCCGGACCTGATCCTAGCCACCGACATGCTCGACCTCACCACCTTCCTGGCGCTTACCCGCAGCGCGAGCCACGGCATCCCGACCGCCCTGTACTTCCACGAAAACCAGCTCACCTACCCGTGGTCCCCCACGGACCAGGACCCTGCCCTGCAAAGGGACCTGCACTACGCCTTCATCAACTACGCGAGCGCACTTGCGGCCGATGCCGTGCTGTTCAACTCCCGTTACCATCGCGACTCCTTCCTGGGAGCGCTCCCCCGGTTCCTGCAGGCGTTTCCCGATGCGGTTGACCTGGCCTCTGCTGAGCGGATCGCCAGGAAGAGCAGGGTTCTTCCCCTGGGGCTCGACCTGCGAAAACTGGACCGTCACCGCCCGCCCGCCAAGGACAAGTCACGGGTGCCGCTTGTGCTTTGGAACCATCGATGGGAATACGACAAGGCGCCGGAGCCCTTTTTCGAGTCGCTTTACCGGCTGGCCAACGACGGGGTCGAGTTCGAGGTCGCGGTGGTGGGTGAGTCCTTCGGGCGCGGGCCCGGGGTGTTCCGGCAGGCGCGGGAAAGGCTCGGCTCGCGCGTGGTGCAGTGGGGGTATCTGGAACGCTTTTCCGATTACGCAGCCTGGCTCTGGAGGGCCGACATCCTGCCGGTCACCTCGCGCCAGGAGTTCTTCGGCGCGAGCGTGGTGCAGGCCCTTTACTGCGGCTGTCGTCCGCTTTTACCGGACCGGCTCGCCTACCCGGAGCATGTTCCTGACGAGGCCCGGGAGAGGGTGCTCTACCGCGACGATGGGAATTTGGCGGAGCGGTTGAGAGAGCTGATACTGGAGCGCGAAAGAGGTGAGGTGCTGGACTGCTTCGTCGGGCGCTACGATTGGGAAAAGCTGGCGCCGGTCTACGACAGCTTCCTGGAAAGGGTTGCTCTGGGAGTGGACGGGGTAGTGCCGGAGGTTCCCGGCTGGTAG
- the rodA gene encoding rod shape-determining protein RodA, whose translation MFDRRLFTNFDWTLLAVVLLITAFGVINIYSASSSYRDIGTPYYLKQLYWIFAGLTLCLTVCSLDYHMLEDFAYWLYGAVLVLLVLVLVAGKTTMGATRWINLGFFNMQPSEPMKIVIIMTFARFFSRYPIFKGLTLKDLVYPLLILGMPALLIMKQPDLGTAVLVTLIGGSMLLFVGVRWSALATLFAAAVPIVYGAWNFGLHDYQKKRIYNFLNPDLDPLGSGYHIIQSKIAVGSGATFGKGFMQGTQSQLRFLPEQHTDFAFSVFAEEWGFAGCLLMLTLYLFLVLWGLGIAKRCNDRFGSLLAVGVSAMLFWHIVINMGMVIGLLPVVGVPLPFFSYGGTSMVTSMVGVGILLNISMRRFMF comes from the coding sequence ATGTTCGACAGACGGCTATTCACAAACTTCGACTGGACCCTTTTGGCAGTGGTGCTGCTCATCACCGCCTTCGGGGTGATCAACATATACAGCGCCTCGTCCTCGTACCGCGACATAGGGACACCCTACTACCTGAAGCAGCTCTACTGGATCTTCGCCGGTCTCACCCTCTGTCTTACGGTCTGCAGCCTCGACTACCACATGCTGGAGGACTTCGCCTACTGGCTCTACGGCGCCGTCCTGGTTTTGCTGGTGCTGGTGCTGGTGGCGGGGAAGACGACCATGGGGGCGACCCGCTGGATCAACCTGGGCTTCTTCAACATGCAGCCTTCCGAGCCGATGAAGATCGTCATCATCATGACCTTCGCCAGGTTCTTCAGCCGCTACCCGATCTTCAAGGGGCTGACGCTCAAGGACCTGGTGTACCCGCTGCTCATCCTGGGGATGCCGGCCCTGCTCATCATGAAGCAGCCGGATCTCGGGACAGCTGTTCTGGTCACCCTGATCGGGGGGAGCATGCTTCTCTTCGTCGGCGTCCGCTGGTCCGCCCTGGCCACACTCTTCGCCGCCGCCGTTCCCATCGTCTACGGTGCCTGGAACTTCGGGCTGCATGACTACCAGAAAAAGCGTATCTACAACTTCCTCAACCCCGACCTCGACCCCCTGGGAAGCGGCTACCACATCATCCAGAGCAAGATTGCGGTCGGCTCCGGGGCCACCTTCGGCAAGGGGTTCATGCAGGGAACCCAGTCCCAGCTCCGTTTTCTCCCCGAGCAGCACACCGACTTCGCCTTCTCGGTCTTCGCCGAGGAATGGGGCTTTGCCGGCTGCCTGCTGATGCTGACCCTCTACCTGTTCCTCGTCCTCTGGGGGCTCGGCATCGCCAAAAGGTGCAACGACCGCTTCGGCTCGCTCCTGGCCGTCGGGGTCTCCGCCATGCTATTTTGGCACATCGTGATCAACATGGGGATGGTGATCGGCCTCCTTCCCGTCGTAGGGGTTCCGCTGCCGTTCTTTTCCTATGGCGGCACCTCCATGGTCACCTCCATGGTGGGTGTGGGGATACTGCTGAACATAAGCATGCGGCGCTTCATGTTCTAA